CCGTCCATCGCCCGGTTGGCCAGCATCAGGACCAGCGCCGCCCAGAACCAGCCCAGGGCCAGCGACGCGACCGCCCCCAGGCCCAGGGCGAAGCCCGCCACGCTGATCGCATCCGCGCCGATGCCGCGATCGGCCAGGCGGCGGGCCAGGGGCCGCATCGCGGCGCGCTGCAGGGGCAGCAGATAGGCGTCGATCATCCGCGCCTCCAGCGGTGGAACCGCTCCAACAGGGCCAGGGCGCGCGGATTGACATGCGCGCGCCGCCAAGCGCCCGCGGTGGATTTGGCGGCCTCGGCCCAGGTGGGATAGACATGGACGGTGGACAGGATTTTGCCCAGGCCCAGCCCGTGCTTCATCGCCAAGGTGAATTCGGCCATCAGATCGCCCGCGTGATCGCCCATGATCGTCACCCCCAGGATTCGGTCGCGCCCCGGCGGGGTCAGCACCTTCACGAAACCCCGCGCCGCGCCGTCGGTGATGGCCCGGTCCAGCCCGGCCAGATCGAAGCGCGTCACCTCGACCGCGATGCCCTGCCGCGCGGCCTCGGCCTCGGACAGGCCGAGCCGCGCGATCTCGGGATCGGTGAAGGTCGCATGGGGGATGACGCGGTAATCCGCCCGGAACCGCCGGATCGACCCGAAAAGCGCGTTGACGCTGGCGAACCAGGCCTGATGGGCCGCGACATGGGTGAACTGGAAGGGCCCCGCCACGTCCCCCGCGGCCAGGATGTTGGGGAAACGGGTCTCCAGGAAGTCGTTGACCGCGATGGTCCGGCCGGTGGCGATGCCCAGATCCTCCAGCCCGAACCCCTCCAGCCGGGCGCTGCGGCCCAAGGCGACGATCACCCGGTCGAAGCCCAAGCGCGCCGTCCCGCCCGCATGATCCAGATCGACCCAAGCCCCGTCGTCGCGGCCGAAGGCCCGCGCCTCGTGCCCGGTCATCACCGCGACCCCGTCGGCCCGCAGCGCCGCGGCCAGCAGGTCCGCGACCTCGGCATCCTCGCGTGGCAGCAGGCGGGGCGCGCGTTCGACCAGCATCACCTGCGAGCCGAGCCGCGCGAAGGCCTGCGCCAGCTCGCAGCCGATGGGCCCGCCGCCCAGGACCAGCAGCCGGGCGGGCGGCGCGTCCTGATCGCCAAGCGCATCCCACAGCGTCTCGGATGTCAGGGGGTCGACGCCGTCCAGCCCGGGAATGGGCGGCAGGACGGGGCGCGCGCCGGTGGCCACGATCACCGCGCGGCTGGTCAGGCGGCGGGGGCCGTCCGCGCCGGTGATCTCGACCGTCCAGGGATCGACCAGCCGGGCATGGCCGCGCAGCACCTCGACCCCCAGGGCGGTATAGCGTTCGACGCTGTCATGGGGCGCGATGCGGGCGATGGCCGCGCGCACCCGCGCCATGACTGCGCGAAAGGGCACCGTGGGGGGCGTGTCGGTCAGGCCCCACCGGCCCGCATGGCGCATCTGATGGGCCAGGGTGGCGCTGCGGATCAGGGTCTTGGACGGCACGCAGCCGGTGTTCAGGCAATCGCCGCCCATCTCGGAGGCCTCGACCAGCGTGACGCGGGCGCGCACCGCCGCCGCGATATAGGCCGCGACCAGCCCCGCCGATCCCGCGCCGATCACGATGAGGTTGCGGTCGAACCGCGCGGGCCGCCGCCAGCCGCGATAGACGCGCCTGCGCCTGACCGCGCCCAGACCCGCCCGCGCGATCCAGGGAAACACCGCCAGCGCCGCAAACGACGCCAGCACCGGGGCCGAGACGATGCCCGACAGATCCTCCAGCGCGCCCAGCTGGGTGCCCGCGTTCACATAGACGACCGTGCCCGCCAGCATGCCCAGCTGGCTGACCCAGGCAAAGGTCCAAGCCCGCATCGGCGTCAGCCCCATCAGCAGGTTCACCGCCACGAAGGGCACGACCGGGATCAGCCGCAGCGAAAACAGATAGAACGCCCCGTCCCGCGCCAGCCCGGCCTCGATCCCCCGCGCGCGGTCCCCGAGCCGCGCCCGAACCCAGTCCCGCAGCAGATAGCGCGCCGCCAGAAAGGCCAGCGTCGCCCCCGCCGTCGCCGCGACCGAGACCATCACCAGCCCCTGCCAGAACCCGAACAGCGCCCCGCCGAGCAGCGTCAGCGGCGTGGCCAAGGGCAGCGACAGCGCCGTCACCGCGACATAGATGCCCAGGAAGGCAAGGGCCGCGGCCAGCGGATGCGCCTCGGCCCCCGCCGAAAGCCGGTCCAGCATCTCGCCCGCGACGCGCAGGTCGGGGATCAGCCAGGCCGCCAGGACCAGCGCCAGGGCGGCTGCGGCAAACAGGATCGGTTTCGTCACGTGGCGTCCCTTTCGACGGTCGGACCGGACTGTCCAAGGGACATGTCGCGCGCGGCGGCGGCAATGTTACATCCCGCCGTCAGAGTGCCGCGACCCGCCCCGCCCCGCAAGCCGGTCAGCCGCCCGGCGGGGTGGTGCCCATGCCCGACTGCGCCTCGGTCAGCACGACCACGCGGGCCATGCTGCGGGTGCGCTCGGCCAGGTGGATGATGTCCTGGTTGAAAAGCCGGATGCAGCCCGCCGATGACGCCGTGCCCACCGATGCCGGATCGGGCGTGCCATGGATGCGATAGAAGGTGTCGCCCACCGAATTATGGATATAGAGCGCACGCGCCCCCATCGGGTTGGACGGCCCGCCCTCGACCCCGTCGGCCGAGGGGCCGTAATGGTCGGGATTGCGCGCCAGCATGTCGTCGGTCGGGGTCCAGCGCGGCCAGTCCCGCTGATAGGGGGTATGCGCCTGGCCGGTGAAGCCGAAGCCCGCCGCCCCCACGCCCACGGTATAGCGGATCGCCCGGTCGCCCGGCTGCACCAGATACAGCCTGCGCGCATGCGGATCGACGATGATCGTGCCAGGCGGGTGGTCGGTCCAGTAATCGACGCTCTGGCGGGCCTTGTCCTCGGTCAGCAGGGATGCGGGGATAGCCGGCACGTCAAAGCCGTTGTCCCGCGTCGCGGCATAAAGCGCGGCAGTCTCGGCGCTGACGCCGGAAGCCGGGGCTTCGACCGGCGCGGCGACGGGGGCATCGGCGGGCGCCTCGGCGGGGGCATCGGTGGCAAGGGGTTGGCAGGCGGCCAGGGCCAGGGCTGCAACCCCGGCCAGCAGAAGGGAATGATGGGTCATGCGGTCTTTCGAAATGATGGTCTTGGCAGGGAAAGGACGGCGGGGCGGGGCGGGTTCCCCGCGGCGCTCCCCTACCAGCGCAGGACGCGGCGTCCGGCCAAGGCGCCGATCGCGGTGCCGATCACGATAGCCAGCCCATACCAGGTGGTGAAGAACAGGGGCGAATCCTCGGTGCAATGCAGCGCATAACCCGCCGCCGCCCCGGCCGATGCCGCCATGCCGATCAGCCCTCCGGTCAGCCCCGGGCGCAGGGGTGCGCCGCGCCGCGCGGCCCACAGGCCCAAGGCGATGGCCGGGGCCGACAGGGCGGTGATCGCCATCAGGCAGGCCGCCGCGCTGTGGCCCATGATCGCGGGCAGCAGCGCGCCGGACGGGGTCTGCGCCAGACCCTGCAGGAACAGCGCCAGCGCCGCCGCCGCAGGCCCCGTCAGCCAGCCCGCGCGCAGCCGCCGTCCCGGGCGCGCCGAGCGCAGCGCCAGCACCAGCGCCAGCACCGCCAGCACCAAGGGCAGCACCGTCTTGGCCGCCACCTGCGGCAGCATCAGCGCCGCGCCCAGATCGGGGCGCAGCCCGATCACCGCCAGCGCCGCCCCCACCGTCACCGCCAGCCCCCCCAGCATGGGCCAGGCGATGCCCGCGCCGGTCAAGGCGGGCGGCGGCGGGCTGGCGGCCAGCGCGCGGATCAGATCCTCGGTCTTGGGACGGTCGGTCATTTTATCCTCCCCGCCAGGTCGGTCAGGCGGCGCATGGCGCGGTGCAGGACCACCCGCGCCGCCCCCGGCGTCAGCCCGAGCGCGGCGGCGGCATCCTCGGTGCTGCGCTCCTCCAGGCGGACGGCGCGGACCAGGGCCGCGGATCGCGCGTCGATCATGCCCAGCATCCGGTCGGCATCGCGCGCGGCCAAGGGGGCGGGGCCGGGCTCGGCCGCCAGCACCTCGGCCAGATCCTCCAGCGGCAGATGCAGCCGCTGGCCCCGCCTGCGGAAGGCATCGACCACCTTGTGCCGCGCCACCGCATAGAGCCAAGGCCGCACCGGCGCCGATCCGTCCCAGCTGCCGCGTTTCAGATGGATGGCCAGCAGCACCTCCTGCAGGACATCCTCGTGCTGGTCGGGCGGCAGGGCGCGGCCCCGCGCGCGGATCAGGCCCCGCAGCGGCGGCGTGACCAAGGTCAGGAATCGATGAAAGGCCGCCCCGTCGCCGCGATTGGCGCGGCGCATCAGATCGTCCCAGATGTCGTCCCGGTCCAGCGCGGCCTCCCCCTGCGGTCGGGCCAGTCTAACCCCCGGACCGGGGCGCGGGCAATGGCGGGATCGGGGCGTCCAGCCGCGCGCGGCATCCGCGCCCGCCGCCAAGGTCAGGCCCGGCGCGGTCATCGCCCGTCCCACCCAAGTGCGCGGTCCAGCGACAGCCGCCCCGGCCCCCGCGCCGCCACGGCCAGCAGGCAGGCCGCCCAAAGCCCATGCGTCACCCAGGCCCCCGGATAGACGAAGACCTGAATCACCGCCGTCATCGCCAGCAGCCCGATCGCCGACAGCCGCGTGGCCAGCCCCAGGACCAGCAGCACGGGCAGGGCATGTTCGGCCAAGGTCGCCATGACCGCCGCCCAAGCCGACGGGATCATGGGCAGCGCGTATTCGTGTTCGAAGAGGAACCAGGTCGATGGCTTGATCGACAGCCCCTCGACCTTGGTGCGGCCGGACTGCCAGAAGACCGCCGCCGGAAAGACCCGCAGGGCCAGCGCCACCGGGGCATCGGGGATGCGCGCGGCCAGGCGGTTCAGCCGCGCGATCATGGCCGCGCCCCCGTGATCGCGCCCTGCCGCATCAGCGCGACCAGACGCGGGGCCGGGTCATGGCCGGGCCGGGCCGCGCGGGCCAAAGGCAGGCCCGCCTGCAGCGCCTCGATCAGCGCGGCATCCGGGGCGGCGATCGCCTCGACCGGGACGGCGAAGGCGGGATCGCGCAGGATCAGCGCGATCTGGGGGCCGGGCGGAATGGACAGGGGCGCGGCGCCGGGCTGGTTGGCCGCCCAGATCGCCACCGCCGGATGGCGCAGGCGCAGCACCTGGACCGAGGGGTGCAGGACCAGCCTCAGCCGCCCCGGATCCGCCCCCGCCAGCCGCGCGGGGTCCATGGGCGCGGCATCGGCGGCATTAAAGGCGCGGGTCCGGGCGGCCTCGATCCGCGCCACGCAGCCCAGATAGGGCCAATCCGCGACCGGGGGGAAACCGTCCAGGAAATCCGCGAAACCCTCCCCCCATTCGGCCAGGACCGGGCCGCGCGGCGGATCGGCCCGGCGATAGGCCCGCGCCAGCGCGGCAAAGAAGGCCGGGCCCAGCAGTCGCTCGATCACCGGAAAGCGCCGCGCCAAGGCCTGGCCCAGGCTGACGGCCACATTGTTGCGATAGACGGCGAAACGGCGCGCCGCCTCGGCAGGGTCGGGCGCGGTGACGCCCGGCGGCAGGGTCCCGCCCCGCAGCGCGGCGTGAAAGGCGGCCTCATGCGGCATGGCGGGCCCCCGCGGTCAGGATGGCATCGGCGCGGGCGGCCTCGGCGGCCAGGACCGGCCAGGCGGGCAGGTCATTGTCCCATTCGACCAGCGTCGGGCGCGGGCCGATCCGGGCCACCAGTTCGGCAAACAGCGTCCAGACCGGGTCCGCCACCGCCGCGCCGTGGCTGTCGATCAGCAAGGGCCCGGAGGGCAGGTCCTCGGCCGCATGCCCGCCCAGATGGATCTCGCCCACCGCATCCACGGGGAAATCGGCCAGATAGGCGCGCGGATCGCCGCGATGGTTGGTGCAGGACACGAAGACGTTGTTCACGTCCAGCAGCAGCCCGCATCCCGTGCGGTGCGCGACCTGGTCCAGAAAGGCGGTCTCGGGGATGGTCGACTGCTCGAAGACGACATAGGTCGCCGGGTTCTCCAGCAGGATCCGGCGGCCGAGCGCCTCCTGCACCTGATCGACATGATCGCAGATGCGCGCCAGGCTCGCCTCGGTATAGGGCAGCGGCAGCAGGTCGTTCAGATACTCCGCGCCATGGCTGGACCAGGCCAGATGCTCGGAAAAGCTCTCCGGCTGATAGCGGTCGCAAAGCGCACGCAGCCGCGCCAGATGCGCGCGGTCCAGCGGGGCAGACCCGCCGATCGACAGGCCGACGCCATGGATCGACAGGGCATGCGCCTGCCGGATCGCGGTCAGCTGGGCATGGGGCAGCCCGCCCGCGCCCAGATAGTTCTCGGCATGGACCTCGAAAAAGGCCGGGGGGCTGGGGTCGTGGCGGATCGCGGCGAAATGCTCGGGCTTGAAGCCCAGGCCGCGCGGGGGCGGCAGGCGGGTCATGGCATCCTCCGGTGCGGGCGGGGCGGGGGCGGGCGGGGGCGCGGACCGTCCGCGCCCCCCGGTGGCGATCAGGCGGGCAGGTCGCGGTCCAAGGCCTCCAGTGCGGCCTCTCGGGCGGTGCCGTCGGCGGCGGCGGGCAGTTCCGTGGTCAGGCAGCTGCCGGTGGGGACCAGGGTCCAGGCATTGCCTTGGTAATCCACGGTGGACGTGCCCGCGCAGGTCGTGCCGGGCCCGGCCGCGCAGTCGTTCTGCCCGGCCAGGGAAATGCCATAGCATTTCTCCATCTCCTGGGCCTGGACGGGGGTGGTGGCCAAGGCGCCGATCGCGCAGGCCAGCGAGGCGCCGAACGCCATGCGGGACGTGAAAGCGGTCATGATGTCGTCTCCCTGAAAGGAAAGGCCAGGCGCTGGCCTTCCGAAGGGTCCCTTCGCGCCGGCGCGACGCGGCGTTACGGCGGGTCGCAAAAATCCCCGCGCCGATCAAAGCGGTGGCGCCCCGCCCCCCCGGCCGCTAAACGGATGGGGCCGCGGCGTCACGCAACCGTCATGCGCGCCGCCGAACGCGACATCTGGGGGGAAATGGGACCGTCATGCTGGACCTGACCGATATCCGTGCCGAACTGGCCCTGCATTACGACCTGGCGCCGTCGGTCGACCTGGCGCGGGACATGGCCCATATCCATGCGCGCATGGACCGGGTGATGCCCTTTCCGGACTGGGCCGTGGCCGCGCCCTATGTCGCCGCGATCAACCGGCTGAAGGCCGAACGCGGCGCGGTGGTGCTGGCGCATAACTACATGACGCCCGACATCTTTCACGGCATCGCCGATGTGGTGGGCGACAGCCTGCAGCTGGCGATCGAGGCCACGCGCACGGATGCCGACATCATCGTGCAATGCGGCGTGCATTTCATGGCCGAGACCTCCAAGATCCTGAACCCCGCCAAGACCGTGCTGATGCCCGACATGGAGGCCGGATGCTCGCTGGCGGAATCCATCACCGCCGAAGGGGTGGCCCAGATGCGCGCCCGCTATCCCGGCGCGATGGTCGTCAGCTACGTCAATACCACGGCCGAGGTGAAGGCCGCATCCGACATCTGCTGCACCTCGTCCAACGCGGCGCGGATCGTGGCGGCCATGCCCGGCGACACGGTCATCATGACCCCCGACAAATGGCTGGCCCAGAATGTCGCGGCCCAGGTGCCGCAGAAACGCATCGTCTGGTGGGACGGCGCCTGCATCGTGCATGAACGCTTCACCCCCCAGGACCTGCGCGATTTCCGCGACTGGCATCCGGGGCTGCGCATCATCGCCCATCCCGAATGCCCCCCCGATGTCGTGGCCGAGGCCGATTTCGCGGGCTCGACCGCGCATATCATCGATTATGTGGGCCGCGAGCGCCCGGAAAAGGCGATGCTGGTCACCGAATGCTCGATGGCCTCGAACATCGCCGACGCCCATCCGGGGGTCGAGTTCCTGGGCCCCTGCAACATGTGCCCCTACATGAAGAAGATCACCCTGGAAAAGGTGCTGTGGTCGCTGCATTCCATGACCGGCCAGGTCGAGGTCGACCCTGCCATCGCCGCGCCCGCGCGCCTGGCGGTCCAGCGGATGATCGACCTGTCGCGCCAGCTGGATGGCTGATCCGGCGGTGCGGACCGACCGGGTCGTCATCGTCGGCGCGGGTCTGGGGGCGCTTTATGCGGCGCTGGTGCTGGCGCCGCGGCCGGTGCTGATGATCTCGCCCGATCCGCTTGGCCAGGGGGCCAGCTCGGCCTGGGCGCAGGGCGGGGTGGCGGCGGCGATGGCCGCGCCAGACAGCGCCGAATGCCATGCCGCCGACACGCTGAGGGCGGGGGCGGGCACGGTCGATCCCGCCATCGCCCGGATGGTCACGCGCGAGGCGCGCGCGCATATCCTGGAACTGACCCGGCTCGGCGCGCCCTTCGACCGCGACGGCGCGGGGGGCTATGTCCTGTCGCGCGAAGCCGCCCACAGCTTTGCCCGCGTGGTCCGCGTCAAGGGCGACCAGGCCGGGGCCGAGATCATGCGCGCTCTGCTGGCGGCGATCCGCGCCACCCCGTCGGTCCAGGTGCTGGAGGGCTGGGTCGCCACCGGCCTGATCCGCGACGGGGCCCGGGTCGCCGGGCTGCGCCTGGCCCATGCCGCGGGTTCGGCGGATGTGGCGCTCGGCGCGCCTGCGGTCCTGATCGCGGGGGGCGGTGCGGGGGGCCTTTACGCGGTGACGACGAACCCGCCGCGCATCCGGGGCGAGGCCATGGGTATGGCCGCCCGCGCCGGCGCCGTCATCGCGGATGCGGAATTCGTCCAGTTCCACCCCACCGCCATCGCCACCGGCACCGATCCCGCCCCCTTGGCGACCGAGGCCCTGCGCGGCGAGGGCGCGGTGCTGATCGACGCCCAAGGCCGCCGCTTCATGCCCGACCTGCATCCCGATGCCGATCTGGCCCCGCGCGACATCGTGGCGCGCGGCGTCTATGCCTGCGCCTCCCCGGCGCTGGACTGCCGCGCCATTCCCGACCTGGCCGCGCGCTTTCCCGCCGTGGCCGCCGCCTGCGCCCGCGCGGGCATCGACCCCACGCGCCAGCCCATTCCCGTCGCCGCCGCCGCGCATTACCACATGGGCGGCATCGCCACCGACAGTGACGGATGCAGCAGCCTGCCCGGCCTCTGGGCCTGCGGCGAGGCGGCATCGACCGGGCTGCACGGCGCGAACCGGCTGGCCTCGAACGGGTTGCTGGAGGCCTTGGTGTTCGCCCGCCGCGCCGCGCTGCCATCATCGCGGCCCCACCCCCGGGCGAGGGGGCGCCAGTCGCCCTGCCCCGGCCCGCCCCCACACCCCTGCCCGACCCGACCCTGATTGCCGATCTGCGCGCCGCGATGACCGGGGGCGCGGGCGTCCTGCGCGACGATGCGGGCCTGCGCATGGCCCTCACCCGCATCGCCGCGATCGAGGCCGCCTGCGACAGCCCGCGCCTGCGCAACATGACCGCCACCGCGACGCTGATCTGCGCCGCCGCGCTGATGCGCCGCGAAAGCCGGGGCGCGCATTGCCGCACCGACCATCCCGACACCCTGCCGCAGGCCGCGCGCAGCCGCCTGACGCTGGACCGCGCCTTGGCCCTGCGCGACGCCTCATCCCTCACGCCGGAGCGCCTATGATCCCCCCTCTGCCCGACCTGATCCTGGAACCCCTGATCCGCGCCGCCCTGACCGAGGATCTGGGAACCAATGGCGACATCACCACCCGCACGGTGATCCCCGCGGGCACCACCGCCCGCGCCGCGATCCGCGCACGCCGGCCCGGCACCGCATCGGGCATGGGGCTGGCCGCCCTGGCCTTCCGCCTGATCGACCCGACCCTGCGCATCGACACGCCCTGCCCCGACGGCACGGCCTTCGCGGCGGGCGACACGCTGGCGGTGATCGAGGGATCCGCCGCCGCGATCCTCTCGGCCGAGCGGGTGGCGCTGAACTTCGCCGGGCGGCTCAGCGGCATCGCCACCCTGACCGCAGCCTTCGTGGCCGAGACACGCGGCACCGATGCCCGCATCACCTGCACCCGCAAGACCACGCCCGGCCTGCGCCTGGTCGAGAAACAGGCCGTGCTGCATGGCGGCGGCTTCAACCACCGGGTCTCGCTGTCGGACGCGATCCTGGTCAAGGACAACCACATCGCCGCCGCGGGCGGCATCGGCCCGGTCCTGCGCGCCATCAAGGCCCGCGCCTCGCACATGATGCGGGTCGAGATCGAGGTCGACCGCCTCGACCAGCTGGCCGAGGTGCTGGAGGAGGGCGGCGCCGATGTCGTCCTGCTGGACAACATGGACATCCCCACCCTGCGCCAGGCGGTGGCCATGGCCCAAGGCCGCGTGGTGCTGGAGGCCTCGGGCAACATGGCGCTGGACCGCATCGCCCATGTGGCGGCGACGGGGGTGGGCTATATCTCGGTCGGCGCGCTGACCCATTCGGCGCCGGTGCTGGATCTGGGCCTGGATTTCTGAGCCGCGCGCCAGCGGGCGAACCAGTCGGCCAGCGTCGCCTTGATGCCGCGTTCCAGACGGGCCAGATCCGCCAGCCGGTCCAGCGCCAGCGCCAGATCGGCCCGGTCCCCCCCGCGCGCAAAGGCCACCGCCCGGCGATGGACCGCGTTCAGCCCGCCATGCAGCCGCGCGATCCGGTCGCAGCATTCCTCGAAGGCGTCATGGTCCGCCCCCTCGATATCGCCAAAGATCGCCAGCGCATGCTCATAGGCATATTTGCGGATCGCGATGACGGGCAGCTCGCGCAGCGCGATCTCCAGATCGGCGCGCGGCAACGGCCCGTCATGGGCGTGCAGGATGTCGCGCAGCGCCGCGATCAGCGGCACCCGATCCGCATCAAAGACCGCCCGGTGCATCGCCTCGATTCCCTCGGGCGTGGCGGGATGCACCCCCTCCAGCCCGAAGGCCATGCCGCCCGCCACGGTGGGGCGCAGGAAGGCGCGGCGCAGGTCGTCGGCGGGCAGCGGCCCCTCCCACCGGAAATCGGGGTCGCGCATCAGCCAGGTCGCGGGATCGGCGGTGGGCTGGATCAGCGCGTAATGAGGAAAGGGGTCCTGGGCGAACTTGTTGTCGCGCTGCGGCAGCAGGGCCATGTCGATCATCGGCATGATGTGGCGGCCCGGCGTCCAGCGCGCGACCAGATCCTCCAGCAGGGCCAGGTTCGCGGCCTTGTCGCGGGCGGGATCGTACCAGACCGACACCCGCAGCCCGAACAGCCGCCGCGCCCAGTCCCGATAGAACCCGTGATCGATCCCCGGCGCGTGATAGGACAGGCGCATCGCCCCGTCGACCACCACCTGCCCGTCCCACAGCCCCAGATAGAGCGGCCGGTGATCCACCCCGCCGCGATCCTTCAGCGCCTGGCAGAAGCAGCTGACGACGCAATGGACCTTGATGTCCACCGGCTCGGGGTCGGGTGCGGCACCGGCCAGGGCCTCGGCCAGGCCGCGCAGGGTCAGGCCGGGCGCGCGGTCAAAGACATCCTCGCCCATGGGCAGGCCCGCCTCCTCCAGATGCAGCATCAGGGTCATCAGCCCCGCCGAATCCAGCCCCAGATCATGGCCGAGCGCCGCATCGGGCGACAGATCCGGCCCCAGCCCCATCGGCCCGGACAGGATCGCCGCGATGGCGGCCTGCGCCTCCGACGCGGCGGTCACGCCAGCACCGCCCGGGCCAGGTCGCGGCGCGCGATCTTGCCGTTCGCGCCGCGCGGCAGGGCGGGCATGCGGAACAGCCGCGCGGGGCATTGCCGGGCCGACAGATGCGCGGCCAGATGGGCGGCCAGCCGGTCCTCGGGCACCGCGCCCGCATAGGCCAGCCCCGGCCGCTCGCCCGATGACGGATCGGGCAGCGCGAAGGCCACCGCATCCTCGACCCCCGGCAGGGACAGGGCCGCCGCCTCGATCTGGGCGGGATAGACATTGAGGCCCGACACGTCGATCACCTCGGCCGCCCGGCCCGCAAAGATCAGCCGCCCGTCCCGGATCCGGCCCAGATCGCCCGTCTCGATCCGCCGCCCATCCGGCAGGATGACGCGGACCGGGCCGGTCGCACCCCCCTGCCCCGCCGTC
The Paracoccus aestuarii genome window above contains:
- a CDS encoding FAD-dependent oxidoreductase, whose protein sequence is MTKPILFAAAALALVLAAWLIPDLRVAGEMLDRLSAGAEAHPLAAALAFLGIYVAVTALSLPLATPLTLLGGALFGFWQGLVMVSVAATAGATLAFLAARYLLRDWVRARLGDRARGIEAGLARDGAFYLFSLRLIPVVPFVAVNLLMGLTPMRAWTFAWVSQLGMLAGTVVYVNAGTQLGALEDLSGIVSAPVLASFAALAVFPWIARAGLGAVRRRRVYRGWRRPARFDRNLIVIGAGSAGLVAAYIAAAVRARVTLVEASEMGGDCLNTGCVPSKTLIRSATLAHQMRHAGRWGLTDTPPTVPFRAVMARVRAAIARIAPHDSVERYTALGVEVLRGHARLVDPWTVEITGADGPRRLTSRAVIVATGARPVLPPIPGLDGVDPLTSETLWDALGDQDAPPARLLVLGGGPIGCELAQAFARLGSQVMLVERAPRLLPREDAEVADLLAAALRADGVAVMTGHEARAFGRDDGAWVDLDHAGGTARLGFDRVIVALGRSARLEGFGLEDLGIATGRTIAVNDFLETRFPNILAAGDVAGPFQFTHVAAHQAWFASVNALFGSIRRFRADYRVIPHATFTDPEIARLGLSEAEAARQGIAVEVTRFDLAGLDRAITDGAARGFVKVLTPPGRDRILGVTIMGDHAGDLMAEFTLAMKHGLGLGKILSTVHVYPTWAEAAKSTAGAWRRAHVNPRALALLERFHRWRRG
- a CDS encoding L,D-transpeptidase, with the translated sequence MTHHSLLLAGVAALALAACQPLATDAPAEAPADAPVAAPVEAPASGVSAETAALYAATRDNGFDVPAIPASLLTEDKARQSVDYWTDHPPGTIIVDPHARRLYLVQPGDRAIRYTVGVGAAGFGFTGQAHTPYQRDWPRWTPTDDMLARNPDHYGPSADGVEGGPSNPMGARALYIHNSVGDTFYRIHGTPDPASVGTASSAGCIRLFNQDIIHLAERTRSMARVVVLTEAQSGMGTTPPGG
- a CDS encoding NrsF family protein, giving the protein MTDRPKTEDLIRALAASPPPPALTGAGIAWPMLGGLAVTVGAALAVIGLRPDLGAALMLPQVAAKTVLPLVLAVLALVLALRSARPGRRLRAGWLTGPAAAALALFLQGLAQTPSGALLPAIMGHSAAACLMAITALSAPAIALGLWAARRGAPLRPGLTGGLIGMAASAGAAAGYALHCTEDSPLFFTTWYGLAIVIGTAIGALAGRRVLRW
- a CDS encoding sigma factor, which translates into the protein MTAPGLTLAAGADAARGWTPRSRHCPRPGPGVRLARPQGEAALDRDDIWDDLMRRANRGDGAAFHRFLTLVTPPLRGLIRARGRALPPDQHEDVLQEVLLAIHLKRGSWDGSAPVRPWLYAVARHKVVDAFRRRGQRLHLPLEDLAEVLAAEPGPAPLAARDADRMLGMIDARSAALVRAVRLEERSTEDAAAALGLTPGAARVVLHRAMRRLTDLAGRIK
- a CDS encoding DoxX family protein, with the translated sequence MIARLNRLAARIPDAPVALALRVFPAAVFWQSGRTKVEGLSIKPSTWFLFEHEYALPMIPSAWAAVMATLAEHALPVLLVLGLATRLSAIGLLAMTAVIQVFVYPGAWVTHGLWAACLLAVAARGPGRLSLDRALGWDGR
- a CDS encoding DNA-binding domain-containing protein; protein product: MPHEAAFHAALRGGTLPPGVTAPDPAEAARRFAVYRNNVAVSLGQALARRFPVIERLLGPAFFAALARAYRRADPPRGPVLAEWGEGFADFLDGFPPVADWPYLGCVARIEAARTRAFNAADAAPMDPARLAGADPGRLRLVLHPSVQVLRLRHPAVAIWAANQPGAAPLSIPPGPQIALILRDPAFAVPVEAIAAPDAALIEALQAGLPLARAARPGHDPAPRLVALMRQGAITGARP
- a CDS encoding DUF692 domain-containing protein, yielding MTRLPPPRGLGFKPEHFAAIRHDPSPPAFFEVHAENYLGAGGLPHAQLTAIRQAHALSIHGVGLSIGGSAPLDRAHLARLRALCDRYQPESFSEHLAWSSHGAEYLNDLLPLPYTEASLARICDHVDQVQEALGRRILLENPATYVVFEQSTIPETAFLDQVAHRTGCGLLLDVNNVFVSCTNHRGDPRAYLADFPVDAVGEIHLGGHAAEDLPSGPLLIDSHGAAVADPVWTLFAELVARIGPRPTLVEWDNDLPAWPVLAAEAARADAILTAGARHAA
- a CDS encoding DUF2282 domain-containing protein, with protein sequence MAFGASLACAIGALATTPVQAQEMEKCYGISLAGQNDCAAGPGTTCAGTSTVDYQGNAWTLVPTGSCLTTELPAAADGTAREAALEALDRDLPA
- the nadA gene encoding quinolinate synthase NadA, with the protein product MLDLTDIRAELALHYDLAPSVDLARDMAHIHARMDRVMPFPDWAVAAPYVAAINRLKAERGAVVLAHNYMTPDIFHGIADVVGDSLQLAIEATRTDADIIVQCGVHFMAETSKILNPAKTVLMPDMEAGCSLAESITAEGVAQMRARYPGAMVVSYVNTTAEVKAASDICCTSSNAARIVAAMPGDTVIMTPDKWLAQNVAAQVPQKRIVWWDGACIVHERFTPQDLRDFRDWHPGLRIIAHPECPPDVVAEADFAGSTAHIIDYVGRERPEKAMLVTECSMASNIADAHPGVEFLGPCNMCPYMKKITLEKVLWSLHSMTGQVEVDPAIAAPARLAVQRMIDLSRQLDG
- the nadC gene encoding carboxylating nicotinate-nucleotide diphosphorylase codes for the protein MIPPLPDLILEPLIRAALTEDLGTNGDITTRTVIPAGTTARAAIRARRPGTASGMGLAALAFRLIDPTLRIDTPCPDGTAFAAGDTLAVIEGSAAAILSAERVALNFAGRLSGIATLTAAFVAETRGTDARITCTRKTTPGLRLVEKQAVLHGGGFNHRVSLSDAILVKDNHIAAAGGIGPVLRAIKARASHMMRVEIEVDRLDQLAEVLEEGGADVVLLDNMDIPTLRQAVAMAQGRVVLEASGNMALDRIAHVAATGVGYISVGALTHSAPVLDLGLDF
- a CDS encoding DUF6005 family protein: MTAASEAQAAIAAILSGPMGLGPDLSPDAALGHDLGLDSAGLMTLMLHLEEAGLPMGEDVFDRAPGLTLRGLAEALAGAAPDPEPVDIKVHCVVSCFCQALKDRGGVDHRPLYLGLWDGQVVVDGAMRLSYHAPGIDHGFYRDWARRLFGLRVSVWYDPARDKAANLALLEDLVARWTPGRHIMPMIDMALLPQRDNKFAQDPFPHYALIQPTADPATWLMRDPDFRWEGPLPADDLRRAFLRPTVAGGMAFGLEGVHPATPEGIEAMHRAVFDADRVPLIAALRDILHAHDGPLPRADLEIALRELPVIAIRKYAYEHALAIFGDIEGADHDAFEECCDRIARLHGGLNAVHRRAVAFARGGDRADLALALDRLADLARLERGIKATLADWFARWRAAQKSRPRSSTGAEWVSAPTEI